In Desulfopila inferna, a single genomic region encodes these proteins:
- a CDS encoding sigma-54-dependent transcriptional regulator has protein sequence MATVLIVDDADDLIFALGNIVKHAGYSLLTAVTGGEALALLKANIIDLIFLDIGLPDTNGIDLIPALREISGDSDIIMLTGKNDAKTAVESLKAGALDYIVKPFDIIEFTTALNRIMQSRLISKRVMLTSHEEGQPEMICYSRAMLPVKEAIAAAAGVGAPVLITGETGTGKELAARAIHNLQQGKNGVFVKVDCGTLSANLIESELFGHEKGAFTDALNNKKGLVEIADGGTLFLDEIGNLPISLQPKLLRLIAESIFRRVGGTQDIQVSVRIIAATNSNICEYIKTGSFRQDLYYRLNVIPITLPPLRNREDDILQLAEYYLHFFNRELKRNIKGFTHSAAASLLSHDWPGNIRELRNLVEREMIFCKSEWLSFSDHTTITDRKSVFLNLRDMEVAHIRDVLKATDNNKSKAAEILGITRTTLRAKLNSG, from the coding sequence ATGGCAACCGTCCTTATAGTCGATGATGCTGATGACCTCATCTTTGCCCTCGGCAATATTGTCAAGCATGCAGGATATTCTCTGCTCACAGCCGTTACCGGCGGAGAAGCCCTTGCCCTGCTCAAAGCCAACATCATCGATTTGATTTTCCTGGACATCGGCCTGCCGGACACCAACGGCATCGATCTTATCCCGGCACTTCGTGAAATATCGGGCGATAGCGACATCATTATGCTGACCGGTAAAAATGACGCTAAAACCGCGGTTGAATCACTCAAGGCTGGGGCTCTTGATTATATCGTCAAACCATTCGACATCATTGAATTCACTACTGCGCTCAACAGGATTATGCAGTCCCGGCTGATCAGCAAGCGGGTCATGCTCACCTCCCACGAAGAGGGGCAGCCGGAAATGATCTGTTATTCCAGGGCCATGCTCCCGGTAAAAGAGGCCATCGCCGCCGCCGCCGGGGTGGGCGCCCCGGTGCTGATAACCGGCGAGACCGGCACCGGCAAGGAACTTGCCGCTCGCGCGATACATAATCTGCAGCAGGGCAAAAATGGGGTTTTCGTCAAAGTGGACTGCGGCACCCTATCGGCCAATCTCATTGAATCCGAACTCTTCGGTCATGAAAAAGGCGCCTTCACCGATGCCTTGAACAACAAAAAAGGCCTTGTGGAAATTGCCGACGGCGGCACGCTTTTCTTAGATGAGATTGGAAATCTGCCAATTTCACTGCAGCCCAAACTTCTTCGTCTTATTGCAGAATCGATTTTTCGCAGGGTGGGCGGCACCCAGGACATCCAGGTCTCTGTTCGTATCATTGCCGCAACCAATAGCAACATATGCGAGTACATCAAAACCGGGAGTTTTCGCCAGGATCTCTATTACAGACTCAATGTCATCCCAATCACGCTGCCTCCTCTCCGCAATCGTGAAGACGATATTCTGCAGCTCGCTGAGTACTACCTTCACTTCTTCAATCGGGAATTGAAGAGAAACATCAAAGGCTTCACCCACTCCGCCGCCGCTTCTCTGCTGTCACATGACTGGCCCGGCAATATCAGAGAACTGCGCAACCTTGTGGAGAGAGAGATGATCTTCTGCAAATCCGAATGGCTCTCATTTTCAGATCACACAACAATCACCGACAGAAAAAGTGTCTTCCTTAATCTGAGGGACATGGAAGTGGCGCATATCCGCGATGTTCTCAAGGCAACCGACAACAATAAATCCAAGGCCGCCGAAATTCTTGGGATCACCAGAACTACTCTTCGCGCCAAGCTCAACTCCGGTTAA
- a CDS encoding ATP-binding protein produces MDAIDDRINNHRLSATDHAIITCNRDEIITGWDRRAEQTFGWSKQEALEQNIFYLLLPPTPESMPKLTLTDIISTGEENQSEQFTLSRRAQHKNGSAFDAHFLIFNINESDTIIVLVRDLGRQQRFLEKINTSYHQQTILDQVLKISVQPLPLDQQLGKILDHLFSIPQLNLLPRGAVFLAEPDSDIFIVKTRRGFAEHSEMSCSELPQRLCSYGQSAQYDAVDVDSCTKSKSAANCRLAKPHGHFCSPVKKGKKVVGVLCLYTRKGHNSQPAFKQLFESICNIIAGMIESREMDLQLITLVHDLRHSIHEIKEEKKFSESIIQGLTHGLIVTDLDGNIHTYNELAESIMSTFTATLDGKNLIDVVGPDAAARLLDINHGNSKHLDQELTITSGHDGRKIIGYSVVPREDAHGNQVGRIISIDDISELKYVRKEMEKMNRLATVAEIASAVAHEVRNPLAGIKIMAQSIQGQSVTKEEQNECLTRIIRQVDRLNSLLTEFFSYARPAEPQIRSTSLLDIITETQHLIINKMVKNHIIFREDYQNVPPVVADPNQVQQVLLNLFLNAMDAIQQGGVIDLKTAHIKGAVLSNHRKKNPGLLPLSSYVTLSVADNGVGMTPEITEKVFEPFFTTKSTGTGLGLSIVYRTLRENSAAITVESTPKKGTTFTLYFSTGE; encoded by the coding sequence ATGGATGCCATTGACGATAGAATAAACAACCACAGGCTTTCCGCTACAGACCATGCAATCATTACCTGTAATCGAGACGAGATAATTACCGGATGGGACCGGCGTGCCGAGCAAACCTTCGGATGGTCGAAACAGGAAGCTCTCGAACAGAATATATTCTACCTTCTGTTGCCTCCCACCCCCGAATCAATGCCCAAACTGACGCTGACTGACATTATCTCCACCGGGGAGGAAAATCAATCCGAACAATTCACGCTCTCTCGGAGAGCCCAACATAAAAACGGCTCAGCCTTCGATGCCCATTTCCTCATTTTTAATATTAATGAATCGGATACCATTATAGTGTTGGTCAGAGATCTAGGCAGGCAACAGCGTTTTCTTGAAAAAATTAACACCTCTTATCATCAGCAGACCATTCTTGACCAGGTTCTCAAAATATCGGTCCAACCGCTTCCACTCGACCAGCAACTCGGCAAAATTCTTGATCATCTTTTTTCGATACCGCAGTTGAATCTACTGCCGAGAGGCGCCGTCTTTCTAGCGGAACCGGATAGTGACATCTTTATCGTAAAGACTCGAAGAGGATTTGCCGAACACAGTGAAATGTCTTGTTCGGAACTACCGCAGAGATTATGTTCCTATGGGCAATCGGCTCAATATGACGCAGTAGATGTTGACTCCTGCACGAAATCAAAAAGCGCCGCCAACTGTCGTCTGGCTAAACCACACGGTCATTTCTGCTCACCCGTCAAAAAAGGGAAAAAGGTGGTTGGCGTATTATGTCTCTATACACGCAAAGGGCATAATTCCCAGCCTGCCTTCAAGCAGCTCTTTGAATCCATATGCAACATCATCGCGGGCATGATTGAAAGTCGGGAGATGGACCTCCAGCTCATCACACTTGTCCACGACCTGCGTCATTCCATCCACGAAATCAAGGAAGAGAAGAAGTTTTCCGAATCGATTATTCAGGGTTTGACCCATGGCCTCATCGTTACCGACCTCGATGGCAATATACATACCTATAATGAACTTGCAGAGTCGATCATGAGCACCTTCACCGCTACCCTGGACGGCAAAAATCTCATCGACGTGGTGGGCCCGGATGCCGCGGCAAGGCTGCTTGACATTAATCACGGCAACAGCAAACACCTTGATCAGGAGTTGACGATTACCTCAGGGCATGACGGCCGGAAGATTATCGGCTATTCCGTTGTTCCCCGAGAGGATGCACACGGTAATCAGGTGGGCCGCATCATCTCCATCGATGACATATCGGAATTGAAATATGTGCGCAAGGAGATGGAGAAAATGAATCGGCTGGCCACCGTTGCGGAGATAGCCTCCGCCGTTGCCCACGAAGTGCGTAATCCCCTGGCCGGCATCAAAATCATGGCCCAATCCATTCAGGGGCAATCGGTTACCAAGGAAGAGCAGAACGAGTGTTTGACCAGGATCATCCGGCAGGTGGACAGGCTCAATTCCCTGCTGACCGAATTTTTTTCCTATGCCAGACCCGCAGAACCGCAGATCCGTTCTACTTCCCTGCTGGACATCATCACCGAAACGCAGCACCTGATCATAAATAAAATGGTGAAAAATCACATCATCTTCAGGGAAGACTACCAGAACGTCCCGCCTGTCGTAGCCGATCCAAACCAGGTGCAGCAGGTTCTTCTCAATCTCTTTCTCAATGCCATGGATGCTATCCAGCAGGGTGGCGTCATTGATCTGAAAACAGCGCACATCAAAGGTGCCGTCTTGTCGAACCATCGCAAGAAGAACCCCGGGCTGCTGCCGCTCTCCTCATATGTCACGCTTTCGGTTGCCGATAATGGAGTAGGCATGACTCCGGAGATCACTGAAAAGGTATTTGAACCATTTTTTACCACCAAATCGACGGGTACAGGCCTGGGTCTCTCCATCGTTTATCGAACACTGCGGGAAAACAGCGCCGCTATAACAGTTGAGAGCACCCCCAAAAAGGGCACCACCTTTACCCTCTATTTTTCGACGGGGGAATAA
- a CDS encoding Ni/Fe hydrogenase subunit alpha has product MSKTIKIDPVTRIEGHARIVLECDDSGTVTEASFCVNELRGFERILVGMEASTMPQVTARICGVCPTAHHLVAAKALDNAAGVEIPAAAKLLREFMYMGHYIHSHSLSLFVLAGPDLVFGLDGDPATRNIVGMVEANPELSRKGLRLRSLGQKINETIGGRGIHPVTAVAGGISFSLSDGQFKRLQELTAESVQRVHELAGQVKKLLFNLLDKNPVLLEKLNSESWYLGTVQGGRLNFYDGMLRAMDTQGGLKEDFSSLCYKEMMSERAVQNSYAKEVYLNMDGAEQMYRVGPLARLNVADSMETPLAQKEFEVFREKFGKPCHNAVLQMYAKLIELVYACEKSHEIINNPALRGETRVPADFRGGTGIAHIEAPRGTLIHEYDIDDRGIVRSANMIIATQQNTAAINASLREGANSMLQESDDEAMLNGLEFVVRCYDPCLACSTHAIGKMALDVELVQNGRIVRKLRRKDNA; this is encoded by the coding sequence ATGAGTAAAACCATAAAAATAGATCCGGTTACCCGTATCGAGGGGCACGCCCGCATCGTTCTTGAGTGCGACGACTCCGGAACGGTGACCGAAGCCTCCTTCTGCGTTAACGAGTTGCGCGGTTTTGAACGCATTCTGGTGGGCATGGAAGCATCGACTATGCCGCAGGTTACCGCACGTATCTGCGGTGTCTGTCCGACTGCGCATCATCTGGTGGCGGCCAAAGCTCTTGACAATGCCGCCGGAGTAGAGATACCTGCCGCGGCAAAGCTGCTGCGCGAGTTCATGTACATGGGGCACTATATTCATTCCCACAGTCTTTCTCTCTTTGTACTGGCAGGTCCCGATCTGGTATTTGGACTTGACGGTGATCCCGCCACGCGCAATATCGTCGGCATGGTTGAGGCCAATCCGGAGTTGAGCCGGAAAGGGCTGCGGTTGAGAAGCCTTGGCCAGAAGATCAACGAGACCATCGGCGGCAGGGGGATTCATCCGGTAACCGCGGTGGCCGGCGGCATTTCCTTTAGCCTCAGTGACGGTCAATTCAAGAGACTGCAGGAACTGACGGCCGAGTCGGTCCAACGGGTTCATGAGTTGGCCGGCCAGGTAAAAAAATTGCTCTTCAACCTGCTCGACAAGAATCCTGTTCTTCTGGAAAAGCTGAATTCCGAAAGTTGGTATCTGGGAACTGTACAGGGCGGCAGACTCAACTTTTATGACGGCATGTTGCGAGCCATGGACACCCAGGGCGGGCTCAAAGAGGATTTCAGCTCCCTCTGCTATAAAGAGATGATGAGTGAAAGGGCGGTGCAGAATTCCTATGCCAAGGAGGTGTATCTCAATATGGATGGGGCGGAACAGATGTACCGTGTCGGTCCGCTGGCCCGGTTGAATGTGGCCGACTCCATGGAAACTCCGCTGGCGCAAAAGGAATTCGAGGTGTTCAGGGAAAAATTCGGAAAACCCTGTCACAATGCGGTCCTGCAGATGTATGCCAAACTTATCGAACTGGTATATGCCTGTGAGAAATCGCATGAGATAATCAACAATCCAGCACTTCGCGGCGAGACTCGGGTACCCGCCGATTTCAGAGGCGGCACCGGTATCGCCCATATAGAGGCGCCCCGGGGAACGCTCATCCATGAATATGATATTGACGATCGCGGCATAGTACGCAGCGCCAACATGATTATTGCTACCCAGCAGAATACCGCGGCCATCAATGCATCCCTTAGAGAGGGGGCCAACAGCATGCTGCAGGAATCCGACGACGAGGCCATGCTGAACGGTCTTGAATTCGTGGTTCGCTGTTATGATCCATGTCTGGCCTGTTCCACTCACGCCATAGGTAAGATGGCCCTTGATGTCGAGCTCGTTCAGAATGGCAGGATCGTTCGCAAACTGAGGAGGAAAGACAATGCTTGA
- a CDS encoding 4Fe-4S dicluster domain-containing protein, with amino-acid sequence MLEMKIKEKACRGCRLCLDVCPTDCFSFNEETGKAEVEILENCIACLSCGYICPSGAITHSNYPAVSNFYRNIHFSQRMEKFL; translated from the coding sequence ATGCTTGAAATGAAAATAAAAGAGAAGGCCTGTCGCGGCTGCCGGCTCTGCCTCGATGTCTGTCCGACGGATTGCTTTTCCTTCAACGAAGAGACCGGAAAGGCTGAAGTCGAGATCCTGGAGAACTGTATTGCCTGCCTGAGCTGCGGCTATATTTGTCCCTCCGGCGCCATTACCCACAGCAATTATCCTGCCGTCTCCAATTTCTACCGCAATATTCATTTCAGTCAGCGTATGGAGAAGTTCCTATGA
- a CDS encoding hydrogenase maturation protease: protein MTTAALIICIGNDLVADDGIGPAIYQELSGRTLSESIRLRLLGLGGMLLLDEFAGEDLLIVVDAVQFGAAPGTIHILDWTELPQGGAHVSCHGIGVREAVEISRNLYPEKTPARVYLVGIEGKCFDLLGVGLSAEVAANIESAADRIIEIIGEN from the coding sequence ATGACCACTGCCGCACTGATAATCTGCATCGGCAATGATCTTGTGGCCGATGACGGTATCGGCCCTGCCATCTATCAGGAACTATCGGGACGGACGCTGTCTGAGAGCATCCGTCTCAGGCTTTTGGGGCTCGGCGGCATGTTGCTGCTCGACGAATTTGCCGGCGAAGATCTCTTGATAGTCGTTGATGCCGTTCAATTCGGGGCAGCGCCCGGCACCATTCATATCCTCGACTGGACCGAGCTGCCTCAGGGCGGAGCCCATGTTTCCTGTCACGGCATCGGCGTGCGTGAAGCTGTCGAAATTTCCAGAAACCTCTATCCCGAAAAAACACCGGCACGGGTCTATCTGGTCGGTATCGAAGGAAAGTGCTTTGACCTGCTGGGGGTGGGGCTTAGTGCCGAAGTGGCCGCCAATATTGAGAGCGCGGCCGACAGGATTATCGAAATTATCGGTGAAAATTGA
- a CDS encoding PEP/pyruvate-binding domain-containing protein, which produces MKTLPKSQNGIEKHRFKSFHELMTKRVAEILLVSSTYDAFIMQEDGPLAERIIHEYRGLNLSRPPRLTWISNGSEALKKISSGDFDLVIVMPHIGDMDAHDLCRRMKEIQPEIPIYYLAYDAGRILEEKKYVDRSVIDRTLLWSGNTDLLLAIVKNQEDKMNVELDTALANIRVIIFVEDSPFYLSSLLPVLYRELVLQTQAVMDDSLNEKDRLLRMRTRPKILVAENYEEAWELYQKYKKYLFCVISDVRFEKDGKEDPEAGITLLKNISREQNDLPLLVLSSEPENKEKAEQIPALFSDKHSPSLHSDLDNFFRHSLGFGDFLFRQDNGEIIERAGNLRSMANVLKKLPLESIGYHGRRNDFSRWLMARFEMEIAQRIRSSKLDDFNGLEEVRQYLISIIRNKLKQRQRGLVSDFVQQEFDPDHDFIKIGKGSLGGKARGLAFISSLLREEIDIVSQFDSVTISLPKTMVITTEGFDIFAKLNNIFTFFTGIEDDEEIEKGFLKTAFPEELREDILVFLKHTTFPLAVRSSAILEDAHYRASAGAYNTYMLPNNDPDINVRLDHLVRAIKLIYSSIFQETPRILAKTSTYRQEEDKMAVIIQQLVGHQYDGYFYPAISGVAHSYNFYPVSCMKPSEGVAHIALGLGKIVVDGGAALRFSPVYPQILPQFSNIDDILRNSQHFFYALKMQVKGEEPLKDMLERIEVDQAAGHFPVRKLASTYSPQDEKIRDFFSGDGYPVITFAPILKYQEFPLGKVLLKILGIGEKGMGCPVEIEFAVNLAEGEIPQFYLLQIRPMAVAQSRVKVRITDQERRRSWCFSDMAMGPSQESQITSVLYVKPERFDTRKTLEIAKEIEKMNGILKTRRKRYLLIGPGRWGTADRWLGIPIKWSGITEVHTIIETTSEKLHADPSQGSHFFHNITSLGINYLGIPPKGECRINLEWLDSRPAEIETEYLRYVELEKPAVLKIDGKTSQAVIIFEMEGSKME; this is translated from the coding sequence ATGAAAACCTTACCCAAATCCCAAAATGGCATAGAAAAGCACCGCTTTAAATCCTTTCACGAGCTGATGACCAAAAGGGTTGCAGAAATCCTTCTGGTCTCAAGTACCTATGATGCTTTCATCATGCAGGAGGATGGACCGCTGGCTGAAAGAATTATCCACGAATACCGGGGTCTCAATCTCAGCAGACCGCCCCGGCTGACCTGGATTTCCAACGGCAGTGAGGCTCTGAAAAAAATCAGCAGCGGGGATTTCGATCTTGTCATCGTCATGCCGCATATCGGCGATATGGATGCCCATGACCTCTGCCGCAGGATGAAAGAGATTCAGCCTGAAATACCCATCTATTATCTGGCCTATGATGCCGGGCGTATCCTCGAAGAAAAGAAATACGTCGACCGCTCCGTCATTGACCGGACCCTGCTCTGGTCCGGCAACACCGATCTTCTCCTGGCCATTGTCAAAAACCAGGAAGACAAAATGAATGTCGAGCTCGATACAGCACTGGCCAACATTCGCGTTATCATTTTTGTTGAAGATTCACCTTTTTACCTCTCCTCCCTGCTGCCGGTGCTGTACCGTGAGCTTGTCCTGCAGACCCAGGCGGTTATGGACGATTCGCTCAACGAGAAAGACCGGCTGCTGCGCATGCGCACCCGCCCTAAGATACTGGTGGCCGAGAATTACGAGGAGGCCTGGGAGCTCTACCAGAAGTATAAGAAATACCTGTTCTGCGTGATTTCCGATGTCAGATTCGAAAAGGACGGCAAGGAGGATCCGGAAGCCGGGATAACCCTTCTCAAAAATATCTCGCGGGAGCAGAATGACCTGCCGCTTCTCGTCCTCAGCTCCGAGCCGGAAAACAAGGAAAAGGCCGAGCAGATTCCGGCTCTGTTCTCCGATAAGCACTCACCCAGTCTGCATAGTGATCTCGATAACTTCTTTCGGCATTCCCTGGGCTTCGGGGATTTTCTCTTTCGCCAGGATAACGGTGAAATTATCGAACGTGCCGGCAACCTGCGCTCCATGGCCAACGTTCTTAAAAAACTGCCGCTTGAATCCATAGGCTATCATGGCCGCCGCAATGATTTCTCCAGGTGGTTGATGGCCAGGTTCGAAATGGAGATAGCCCAGCGGATACGATCCTCCAAACTCGATGATTTTAATGGACTCGAGGAAGTACGGCAGTATCTGATTTCCATCATTCGCAACAAACTGAAGCAGCGGCAGCGCGGTCTGGTATCCGACTTCGTCCAGCAGGAGTTTGATCCTGATCACGATTTTATTAAAATCGGAAAAGGCTCCCTCGGCGGCAAGGCCAGGGGGCTGGCTTTTATTTCCAGTCTGCTACGCGAGGAAATCGATATTGTCTCTCAGTTCGACTCGGTCACCATTTCGCTGCCGAAAACCATGGTGATAACCACCGAAGGCTTTGATATTTTCGCCAAACTCAATAATATTTTTACATTTTTCACCGGTATCGAAGATGATGAAGAAATAGAGAAGGGTTTTCTCAAAACCGCCTTCCCCGAAGAATTGCGGGAGGATATTCTGGTGTTCCTCAAGCATACCACCTTCCCGCTGGCGGTAAGGTCATCGGCGATTCTGGAGGATGCCCATTACCGGGCCAGCGCTGGGGCTTACAACACCTATATGCTGCCGAACAATGATCCAGACATCAATGTCAGGCTGGATCATCTTGTCAGGGCCATCAAGCTCATTTATTCGTCCATTTTCCAGGAAACCCCCCGAATTCTCGCCAAAACCTCGACTTACCGGCAGGAGGAGGACAAAATGGCGGTGATAATTCAGCAGCTTGTCGGCCATCAGTACGACGGCTACTTCTACCCGGCAATTTCGGGGGTGGCCCATTCCTACAATTTTTATCCGGTTTCCTGCATGAAACCATCGGAAGGGGTGGCCCATATCGCCCTGGGTCTCGGCAAGATCGTGGTTGATGGGGGTGCTGCCTTACGCTTCTCTCCCGTCTACCCCCAAATCCTGCCCCAGTTTTCCAATATCGATGACATTCTCCGCAACTCTCAGCATTTTTTCTATGCCCTGAAGATGCAGGTGAAAGGGGAAGAACCGCTCAAGGATATGCTTGAGAGAATAGAAGTCGATCAGGCCGCCGGTCATTTTCCTGTTCGCAAACTGGCCTCAACCTATAGTCCGCAGGATGAAAAAATACGTGATTTCTTCAGCGGCGACGGCTATCCCGTGATAACCTTCGCCCCCATTTTGAAATACCAGGAATTCCCCTTGGGTAAAGTGTTACTCAAGATCCTCGGGATCGGTGAAAAAGGCATGGGCTGTCCGGTCGAGATAGAGTTTGCCGTCAATCTGGCGGAAGGAGAAATACCTCAATTCTATCTCCTCCAGATACGTCCCATGGCCGTGGCCCAGAGCAGAGTCAAGGTCAGAATAACTGATCAGGAGCGCCGTAGGTCCTGGTGCTTTTCCGACATGGCCATGGGGCCCAGCCAGGAATCGCAAATCACCTCTGTTCTCTATGTCAAACCGGAGCGGTTTGATACCAGGAAGACTCTGGAGATCGCCAAAGAAATCGAAAAAATGAACGGCATCTTAAAGACCCGCCGAAAAAGATATCTGCTTATCGGTCCGGGCAGATGGGGAACCGCCGACAGATGGCTGGGAATCCCCATAAAATGGAGCGGCATAACCGAAGTCCATACCATAATCGAAACTACCTCGGAAAAGCTTCATGCAGATCCTTCGCAGGGGAGCCATTTTTTTCACAACATAACTTCGCTGGGCATAAACTACCTGGGAATTCCACCCAAGGGCGAGTGCCGCATCAACCTGGAATGGCTGGACAGCCGGCCGGCTGAGATCGAGACCGAGTACCTGAGATATGTCGAACTGGAAAAACCGGCAGTGTTGAAAATCGATGGAAAAACCTCACAGGCCGTGATCATATTCGAGATGGAGGGCTCGAAGATGGAATGA
- a CDS encoding DJ-1 family glyoxalase III, whose amino-acid sequence MTTKILVPIADGIEMIEALSIVDVFRRAGAEVDLASVNDLVITSSHNVKITADKLIGECVEENYDLVALPGGIPGAENLKNSEILIEILRKQNAADKLYGAICASPAVVLEHHGLLEGKKATGHPLFAADLSNPADATLKVVMDKNCVTSRGAGTAVDFSLELLGIVMGEEKKREVAKGMVVELN is encoded by the coding sequence ATGACTACAAAAATACTTGTTCCTATCGCCGACGGCATAGAAATGATCGAGGCTCTCAGTATTGTAGATGTTTTCAGGCGTGCCGGAGCCGAGGTCGATCTGGCCTCGGTTAATGATCTTGTCATTACTTCATCCCATAACGTCAAAATTACCGCGGATAAGCTTATTGGTGAATGTGTGGAGGAGAACTATGACCTGGTCGCCCTGCCCGGAGGGATTCCCGGTGCTGAAAATCTGAAGAATTCGGAAATACTGATCGAGATTCTGAGGAAACAGAATGCGGCTGATAAACTCTACGGAGCGATATGCGCGTCTCCAGCGGTTGTTCTTGAACATCATGGTCTGCTGGAGGGTAAAAAGGCCACCGGTCATCCCTTATTTGCCGCTGATCTCAGCAACCCCGCCGATGCGACCTTAAAGGTGGTCATGGATAAAAACTGCGTCACCAGCAGGGGAGCGGGCACGGCCGTGGATTTCTCACTGGAACTGCTCGGAATTGTAATGGGTGAGGAAAAAAAGAGAGAAGTTGCCAAGGGTATGGTAGTAGAGCTCAATTGA